One window of the Roseovarius sp. THAF9 genome contains the following:
- a CDS encoding alpha/beta fold hydrolase produces MSETETLTSPQGRRLAYHKTDGDGPGVVFLGGFKSDMEGTKAIHLEDWAKRTGRAFLRFDYSGHGQSSEAFTDGCIGDWAADAQAVIEELTDGPQILVGSSMGGWIALLMARTIPDRVAGMVTVAAAPDFTEDSMWAGFTEAQRAELKAKGRLALPSDYDEPYIITHRLIEDGRDNLVLRADLKLPFPVRFLQGTADADVDMSVALRILDHAKGKDMRLTLVDGADHRFSDPDCLALIERSIEDVLERLA; encoded by the coding sequence ATGTCAGAGACAGAGACGCTTACCTCGCCCCAAGGGCGACGTCTGGCCTATCACAAGACCGACGGCGACGGGCCGGGGGTGGTCTTTCTCGGCGGCTTCAAGTCCGACATGGAGGGCACCAAGGCCATCCATCTCGAAGACTGGGCCAAGCGCACGGGCCGCGCCTTTCTGCGTTTCGACTATTCCGGACATGGACAAAGCAGCGAAGCCTTTACCGATGGCTGCATCGGCGACTGGGCCGCCGACGCGCAGGCCGTGATCGAAGAGCTGACCGACGGCCCGCAAATCCTCGTCGGCTCCTCCATGGGCGGCTGGATTGCGCTGCTCATGGCCCGCACCATCCCCGACCGCGTCGCCGGGATGGTCACCGTGGCCGCCGCGCCGGACTTCACGGAGGACAGCATGTGGGCCGGCTTCACCGAGGCGCAGCGTGCCGAGCTGAAGGCCAAGGGCCGCCTCGCCCTTCCCAGCGACTATGACGAACCCTACATCATCACCCACCGCCTGATCGAGGACGGGCGCGACAACCTCGTCCTGCGCGCAGATCTGAAACTGCCCTTCCCGGTGCGCTTCCTGCAAGGCACGGCGGACGCCGACGTGGACATGTCCGTCGCCCTGCGCATTCTGGACCATGCGAAGGGAAAAGACATGCGCCTCACGCTCGTGGACGGGGCAGATCACCGCTTTTCCGACCCGGACTGCCTCGCGCTCATCGAGCGTTCCATCGAGGACGTGCTGGAGCGTCTTGCGTGA
- the phaZ gene encoding polyhydroxyalkanoate depolymerase translates to MRYMATYDLMETIRNTNQWLGATAFSMASYPIFALTPNPAFQWLAAWGEVTERTFQRMVTKPDWGIESITGEDGRDHLISIEKVVDKPFGDLIHFNVQGRDEMDRRVLLVAPMSGHYATLLRSTVKSLLPDCEVYVTDWHNARDIPVSAGKFDVEDYTLYLMDFMRELGSDLHVIAVCQPAPLTLAATAYLAELDPDAQPRSLTLIGGPIDPDATPTEVTDFGHSVTMGQLQETMIQRVGFKYSGVGRKVYPGLLQLSSFMSMNAERHSQAFLNQISRVAQGEASDRDPHNKFYDEYLAVMDMPAEFYLSTVERIFKAGEIAKNAFVVDGHKVDIGAISKVAVKTVEGGKDDISAPGQCVAALDLLTGLPDDMKASHLEPEAGHYGIFAGRSWRNNIRPLVLDFIDANSEDPAARSRTKSRKDKKKAGKMAAE, encoded by the coding sequence ATGCGTTACATGGCCACATATGACCTGATGGAAACCATCCGAAACACCAACCAGTGGCTGGGTGCGACAGCGTTTTCCATGGCATCTTACCCCATCTTCGCGCTGACCCCAAACCCCGCGTTTCAATGGCTGGCCGCCTGGGGCGAAGTCACCGAGCGCACGTTCCAGCGCATGGTAACCAAGCCCGACTGGGGGATCGAATCGATCACGGGCGAGGATGGCCGCGATCACCTGATCAGCATCGAGAAGGTGGTGGACAAGCCCTTTGGCGACCTCATCCACTTCAACGTGCAGGGCCGGGACGAAATGGACCGCCGTGTCCTGCTGGTGGCGCCGATGTCGGGGCACTATGCGACGCTCTTGCGCTCGACCGTGAAATCGCTGTTGCCCGATTGCGAGGTCTATGTCACCGACTGGCACAACGCGCGCGATATCCCAGTCAGCGCGGGCAAGTTTGACGTCGAGGATTACACGCTTTACCTGATGGATTTCATGCGCGAGCTGGGCAGCGACCTGCACGTGATCGCGGTGTGCCAGCCCGCACCGCTGACGCTGGCCGCGACCGCCTATCTTGCCGAGCTGGATCCCGATGCGCAGCCCCGGTCGCTGACGCTGATTGGCGGGCCCATCGACCCCGACGCCACGCCGACGGAGGTGACGGATTTCGGCCATAGCGTGACCATGGGCCAGTTGCAGGAAACGATGATCCAGCGCGTCGGATTCAAGTATTCCGGTGTGGGGCGCAAGGTCTATCCCGGCCTGTTGCAGCTGTCGTCGTTCATGTCGATGAATGCCGAGCGTCACAGTCAGGCCTTCCTGAACCAGATCAGCCGCGTGGCGCAGGGCGAGGCCAGCGACCGCGACCCGCACAACAAGTTCTATGACGAATACCTGGCGGTGATGGACATGCCGGCGGAGTTCTACCTGTCGACGGTCGAGCGCATTTTCAAAGCGGGCGAGATCGCCAAGAACGCCTTCGTGGTCGATGGCCACAAGGTGGATATCGGCGCGATCAGCAAGGTCGCGGTGAAGACGGTCGAGGGCGGAAAGGACGATATCTCGGCTCCCGGACAATGCGTGGCGGCGCTGGACCTGCTGACCGGGTTGCCGGACGACATGAAGGCCAGCCACCTGGAGCCCGAGGCGGGCCATTACGGCATCTTCGCGGGCCGGTCCTGGCGGAACAACATCCGGCCCCTGGTGCTGGACTTCATCGACGCCAATTCCGAGGATCCGGCAGCGCGCAGCCGCACGAAGTCGCGGAAAGACAAGAAGAAGGCCGGCAAGATGGCCGCGGAGTAA
- a CDS encoding helix-turn-helix transcriptional regulator, with protein sequence MSKTISSQSQTVLCLELVEARKRAGLLQSDLAEKLDCHQSLIARIESGQRRIDVIEFLILTRAIQANPEELLAKVAAHIGDRDRL encoded by the coding sequence TTGTCGAAAACTATCAGCAGCCAAAGCCAGACCGTTTTGTGTCTGGAGTTAGTCGAAGCCCGCAAGCGGGCTGGGCTTTTGCAGTCTGATCTCGCTGAAAAACTTGACTGCCATCAGTCACTCATCGCTCGTATCGAAAGCGGGCAACGAAGGATCGACGTCATTGAGTTTCTGATACTCACGCGAGCGATCCAAGCCAACCCGGAAGAACTGCTGGCGAAAGTGGCTGCGCACATCGGTGATAGAGATCGTCTTTGA
- the phaC gene encoding alpha/beta hydrolase produces the protein MATPDTAEEKNLERMNENLEKVEALSQRLVQALSHRNPPAPELNGPGQELYARAAASYWQALMENPGKIYEQQLEYWGKSVRHFMEAQQALIQGHPPSEAGEDEPDPLDSDKRFTNPLWKTHPYFRLVKQQYALNKQAVEKAVAEADDLDPKDRKRLNYFASQIVDMMSPTNFLGTNPDALERAIETEGESLVKGLENLVSDLEANNGEMVVRLCDEEAFKLGENVAVSEGEVVYRNRMMELIQYSPTTAQVHKTPVVIFPPWINKYYILDLKQENSLIKWITDQGYTLFVVSWINPDASYSDVLIDDYIEEGFLTAIREAKAITGEKQVNAVGYCIAGTTLHLTLALMAKRGDTSVKSATFFTALTDFGEQGEFVPFLQDDFVDGIEREVEEQGVLRSFIMGRTMSFLRSNDLIYKPAIRSYMMGETPPAFDLLYWNGDGANLPGAMTKQYLRDLCQANAFVKKGMKVCGETVHISDVTVPIMAVTCESDHIAAWRDCYRGFMQTGSTDRSFIVSESGHIAGIVNPPSKKKYGYYMNKDLPPTPQEWLEGATEREGSWWPMWESWLRKRSGTKIKAREPGDSEHPSLGPAPGTYVLRKATA, from the coding sequence ATGGCAACGCCCGACACCGCTGAAGAAAAAAATCTGGAGCGGATGAACGAAAATCTCGAAAAGGTCGAGGCCTTGTCACAAAGGCTCGTGCAGGCGCTCAGCCACCGAAATCCCCCTGCGCCTGAACTGAACGGTCCGGGACAGGAACTTTATGCACGCGCAGCAGCCTCCTATTGGCAGGCGCTGATGGAGAACCCCGGCAAGATCTACGAACAGCAGCTGGAATACTGGGGCAAATCCGTGCGCCACTTCATGGAAGCGCAGCAAGCCCTCATTCAGGGCCACCCCCCGTCCGAGGCCGGCGAGGACGAGCCCGACCCGCTGGACAGCGACAAGAGGTTCACGAATCCCCTGTGGAAAACCCACCCCTATTTCCGGCTCGTGAAACAGCAATACGCGCTCAACAAGCAGGCGGTGGAAAAGGCCGTGGCCGAGGCTGACGACCTCGATCCCAAGGATCGCAAACGGCTGAACTACTTCGCCAGCCAGATCGTCGACATGATGAGCCCGACGAATTTCCTGGGCACCAATCCCGACGCCCTGGAGCGCGCGATCGAGACCGAGGGCGAAAGCCTGGTGAAGGGGCTGGAGAACCTGGTATCGGATCTCGAGGCCAATAACGGCGAGATGGTCGTGCGCCTGTGCGACGAAGAAGCCTTCAAGCTGGGCGAGAACGTCGCCGTGAGCGAAGGCGAGGTGGTCTATCGCAACCGCATGATGGAGTTGATCCAGTACAGCCCCACCACCGCGCAGGTCCACAAGACCCCCGTGGTGATCTTTCCGCCCTGGATCAACAAGTACTACATCCTCGACCTGAAACAGGAAAACAGCCTGATCAAGTGGATCACCGATCAGGGCTATACCCTGTTCGTCGTGTCCTGGATCAACCCCGATGCGTCTTACAGTGACGTGCTGATCGACGACTACATCGAGGAAGGCTTCCTGACGGCGATCCGCGAGGCCAAGGCGATCACCGGCGAAAAGCAGGTCAACGCCGTGGGCTATTGCATCGCCGGCACCACCCTGCACCTGACGCTGGCGCTGATGGCCAAGCGCGGCGACACTTCGGTCAAGTCCGCCACCTTCTTTACCGCACTCACCGATTTCGGCGAGCAGGGCGAATTCGTGCCCTTCCTGCAGGACGATTTCGTCGACGGCATCGAGCGGGAAGTCGAGGAACAGGGCGTGCTGCGCTCTTTCATCATGGGGCGCACCATGTCCTTCCTGCGCTCCAATGACCTGATCTACAAGCCCGCGATCCGCAGCTACATGATGGGCGAAACGCCCCCCGCTTTCGATCTGCTCTACTGGAACGGGGATGGCGCTAACCTGCCGGGTGCGATGACCAAGCAATACCTGCGCGACCTCTGCCAGGCCAATGCTTTCGTCAAAAAGGGCATGAAAGTCTGCGGCGAAACCGTGCATATCAGCGACGTCACCGTTCCGATCATGGCCGTCACCTGCGAAAGCGATCACATCGCCGCCTGGCGCGACTGCTACCGCGGCTTTATGCAGACCGGATCGACCGACCGCAGCTTTATCGTGTCCGAATCCGGCCACATCGCCGGCATCGTCAACCCGCCGTCGAAGAAGAAGTACGGCTATTACATGAACAAGGACCTTCCGCCCACGCCCCAAGAGTGGCTGGAGGGCGCGACAGAGCGCGAAGGCTCCTGGTGGCCGATGTGGGAATCCTGGCTGCGCAAGCGCTCGGGCACCAAGATAAAGGCCCGCGAACCGGGCGATTCCGAGCATCCCAGCCTTGGTCCGGCGCCTGGAACTTACGTGCTTCGCAAGGCAACTGCCTGA
- a CDS encoding cold-shock protein: protein MPTGTVKWFNTTKGYGFIAPEEGGKDVFVHISQVEQSGMTGLADDQKVEYELQDGRDGRPMAVNLKAV, encoded by the coding sequence ATGCCGACCGGCACCGTGAAATGGTTCAATACGACGAAGGGCTATGGCTTCATCGCCCCTGAAGAAGGCGGCAAGGACGTCTTTGTGCATATCAGCCAGGTGGAACAATCCGGCATGACCGGCCTGGCCGACGATCAGAAGGTCGAATACGAGCTTCAGGACGGTCGTGACGGACGTCCCATGGCGGTTAACCTCAAGGCGGTCTGA
- the thrS gene encoding threonine--tRNA ligase, with protein MAQISLTLPDGNARQYDAGITPAEVAADISNSLAKKAISAHVDGKHWDLAWPIERDAQIAINTMKDEEAANELVRHDLAHIMARAVQEIWPETKVTIGPVIENGWYYDFDRAEPFTPEDLGAIEKKMREIINLRDPVRTEVWERDRAVQHYKDNGEPYKVELIDAIPGDEPLRMYWHGDWQDLCRGPHLQHTGQVPADAFKLMSIAGAYWRGDSSRPMLQRIYGVAFTSKEKLKAYLNFLEEAEKRDHRKLGREMSLFHMQEEAPGQVFWHPNGWTIYTQLQDYMRRKQRAGGYREINTPQVVDRKLWEKSGHWDKYQHHMFIVEVDESRDGEDDDASVKNKDQTRINALKPMNCPCHVQVFNQGLKSYRDLPLRLAEFGSCARFEPSGALHGIMRVRGFTQDDAHIFCTEEQIQEECARFIDFLADVYRELGFPEFEIRFATRPEKRVGSDESWDYVEGALENAIKAVGRDYTLEPGDGAFYGPKLDFYLTDAIGRVWQCGTFQVDPNLPERLDATYIGADGEKHRPFMLHRACLGSFERFVGILIENWEGKLPFWLAPRQVVVASIVSEANEYVLDVVDQLKAAGVRAEADLRNEKINYKVREHSVGKVPVILAVGMREVEEKTVSMRRLGEKQTSVQSLEEVTAALAKDATPPDLA; from the coding sequence ATGGCTCAGATCTCCCTTACCCTTCCCGATGGCAATGCGCGGCAATACGACGCTGGGATCACCCCAGCCGAAGTGGCCGCCGATATCTCGAACTCGCTGGCCAAGAAGGCGATTTCGGCACATGTCGATGGCAAGCACTGGGATCTGGCCTGGCCCATCGAGCGCGACGCGCAGATCGCCATCAACACGATGAAGGACGAGGAGGCCGCCAACGAGCTGGTACGCCACGACCTTGCGCACATCATGGCCCGCGCCGTGCAGGAGATCTGGCCCGAGACCAAGGTCACCATCGGCCCGGTGATCGAGAATGGCTGGTATTACGATTTTGACCGGGCGGAGCCGTTCACACCCGAGGATCTGGGCGCCATCGAAAAGAAAATGCGCGAGATCATCAACCTGCGCGACCCCGTCCGCACCGAGGTGTGGGAGCGCGACCGCGCGGTGCAGCACTACAAGGACAATGGCGAGCCCTACAAGGTCGAGCTGATCGACGCCATTCCGGGCGATGAGCCCTTGCGGATGTACTGGCATGGCGACTGGCAGGACCTGTGCCGGGGTCCGCATTTGCAGCACACCGGACAGGTGCCGGCGGATGCGTTCAAGCTGATGTCCATCGCTGGGGCCTATTGGCGTGGCGATTCCAGCCGCCCGATGCTGCAGCGGATCTATGGTGTGGCCTTCACGTCCAAGGAAAAGCTGAAGGCGTATCTGAACTTCCTCGAGGAGGCCGAGAAGCGCGACCACCGCAAGCTGGGCCGCGAGATGAGCCTGTTTCACATGCAGGAAGAGGCCCCCGGACAGGTGTTCTGGCACCCGAACGGCTGGACGATCTATACTCAGCTTCAGGATTACATGCGCCGCAAGCAGCGCGCGGGTGGATACCGCGAGATCAACACGCCGCAGGTCGTGGACCGCAAGCTGTGGGAAAAATCGGGCCACTGGGACAAGTACCAGCATCACATGTTCATCGTGGAGGTGGACGAGAGCCGCGACGGCGAGGATGACGACGCCAGCGTCAAGAACAAGGACCAGACCCGGATCAACGCGCTGAAGCCGATGAACTGCCCCTGTCACGTGCAGGTGTTCAACCAGGGTTTGAAATCCTATCGCGACCTGCCCTTGCGGCTGGCCGAGTTCGGATCCTGTGCCCGGTTCGAGCCGTCGGGTGCGCTGCACGGCATCATGCGGGTGCGCGGGTTCACCCAGGACGACGCACATATCTTCTGCACCGAAGAGCAGATCCAGGAGGAATGCGCGCGGTTCATCGATTTCCTCGCGGATGTCTATCGCGAGCTGGGTTTCCCGGAGTTCGAGATCCGGTTCGCCACGCGGCCCGAAAAGCGCGTGGGCAGCGACGAGTCCTGGGATTATGTCGAGGGCGCGCTGGAGAACGCGATCAAGGCGGTTGGGCGTGATTATACGCTGGAGCCGGGCGATGGCGCCTTCTACGGCCCGAAGCTGGACTTTTACCTGACCGACGCGATCGGCCGGGTCTGGCAGTGCGGGACGTTCCAGGTGGACCCCAACCTGCCCGAGCGGCTGGATGCGACATATATCGGCGCAGATGGCGAAAAGCACCGGCCCTTCATGCTGCACCGCGCCTGTCTTGGATCGTTCGAACGCTTCGTCGGCATCCTGATCGAGAATTGGGAAGGCAAGCTGCCCTTCTGGCTGGCCCCACGCCAGGTGGTCGTCGCCTCGATCGTGTCGGAAGCGAACGAGTATGTGCTGGATGTGGTGGACCAGTTGAAGGCCGCGGGCGTGCGGGCCGAGGCGGATCTGCGTAATGAGAAGATCAACTACAAGGTCCGCGAGCATTCCGTGGGCAAGGTGCCGGTAATCCTCGCCGTGGGGATGCGCGAGGTCGAGGAAAAGACCGTATCGATGCGCCGCCTGGGTGAGAAGCAAACCAGCGTGCAGAGCCTGGAGGAGGTCACGGCGGCGCTGGCCAAGGACGCGACGCCGCCAGACCTTGCCTGA
- a CDS encoding phasin family protein, whose product MAKAQAQDINAMMKDVMGAFPVDTKAMEEAFKNQAALSEKMSGVALEAATKSAELSGKWTQETLTKLQDVTKAKSEPADYAKAMTDFASANAESAAEHMAAFAEIAKKVQMDTVELMMAAGKDFQEDATKAVKKATDDATAAAKKASTAAAK is encoded by the coding sequence ATGGCAAAAGCACAAGCACAAGACATCAACGCAATGATGAAAGACGTGATGGGCGCATTCCCCGTCGACACCAAAGCGATGGAAGAAGCGTTCAAGAACCAAGCCGCTCTGAGCGAGAAAATGTCGGGCGTCGCCCTCGAAGCCGCAACCAAATCGGCCGAGCTGTCGGGCAAATGGACCCAGGAAACCCTGACCAAGCTGCAAGACGTCACCAAGGCGAAATCCGAGCCGGCAGACTACGCCAAAGCCATGACCGACTTCGCGTCGGCCAACGCTGAATCGGCTGCCGAGCACATGGCCGCCTTCGCCGAGATCGCGAAAAAAGTCCAAATGGACACGGTCGAGCTGATGATGGCTGCTGGAAAAGACTTCCAAGAAGACGCCACCAAAGCCGTCAAGAAAGCCACCGACGACGCGACCGCCGCGGCCAAGAAAGCCTCGACCGCCGCAGCCAAGTAA
- a CDS encoding dihydrofolate reductase — protein MISLVVATDRNRAIGRQGGIPWHIPADLKFFSRETTGTACIMGRRTWESLPERFRPLPNRLNLVVSSGSPEGAEHVHASIDSAIAAAHAAGYAHICGIGGAGIYESLLPRADRLVITEVDLAVEDADTWFPEYDATEWEETTRFVLQKADPRCEVVELLRKR, from the coding sequence ATGATCTCGCTGGTGGTGGCGACCGACCGCAACCGCGCCATCGGGCGGCAGGGGGGCATTCCGTGGCACATCCCCGCCGATCTCAAGTTCTTTTCGCGCGAAACCACCGGCACCGCCTGCATCATGGGCCGTCGCACGTGGGAAAGCCTGCCCGAACGCTTCCGCCCCCTGCCGAACCGGCTGAACCTGGTGGTCTCCTCAGGCAGCCCCGAGGGCGCCGAGCATGTGCATGCTTCCATCGACAGCGCCATCGCCGCCGCCCATGCCGCCGGCTATGCCCATATCTGCGGCATCGGCGGGGCGGGGATCTATGAGAGTCTCTTGCCCCGCGCCGACCGGCTGGTGATCACCGAGGTCGATCTGGCCGTAGAGGACGCCGACACGTGGTTCCCGGAGTATGATGCGACGGAGTGGGAGGAAACGACCCGCTTCGTGCTTCAGAAAGCAGACCCGCGCTGCGAGGTCGTCGAACTCCTGCGCAAACGCTGA
- a CDS encoding MFS transporter codes for MQGTFERLTGQESDKAEARNGLRHIFSLSLTKIADSLIDPKLVLSWLLGILGAPGSLVALLVPLREAGALLPQVLLAPWLEQRKQRRWMWVAGSAGQGAMAAGIAASAIFLQGWAAGLAICVLLATLALFRAACSVSYKDILGKTVGQTKRGAVTGFAGSASSIAVLVFAGLMLSGLIQTKTAVIAAIGLASCLWIAAAFIFSTLDEDDSTPQKDTGLHRFRDVIREDANLCRFILVRGLLTATALAPPFLAVMTTQGDDNNLRTLGALLVASSAAGFVSSYAWGWLADRSSRLMLLVAGLLGATAMAAGVAVNLAGWAQTTAIIPGVLFVLMVAYHGVRQARSTYLVDISPEDRRTVNSAVANLAIGIILLLAGAFGGALSWVGPNAALIGFAAMSALGGLAALGLRDVR; via the coding sequence GTGCAAGGCACATTCGAACGACTGACAGGACAGGAAAGCGACAAGGCCGAGGCCCGCAACGGGCTTCGGCATATCTTTTCTCTAAGCCTCACGAAAATCGCAGATAGTCTCATAGACCCCAAGCTGGTGCTCAGCTGGCTTCTGGGGATTCTTGGCGCACCCGGCAGCCTCGTGGCGCTTCTGGTGCCGCTGCGCGAGGCCGGGGCGCTCTTGCCGCAGGTGCTGCTGGCGCCGTGGCTGGAACAGCGCAAGCAACGCCGCTGGATGTGGGTCGCGGGCAGCGCGGGGCAGGGGGCCATGGCCGCCGGTATCGCCGCTTCGGCCATTTTCCTGCAAGGCTGGGCCGCGGGCCTCGCCATCTGCGTCCTTCTGGCCACGCTGGCGCTCTTCCGCGCGGCCTGCTCGGTCTCCTACAAGGACATCCTCGGCAAGACCGTCGGCCAGACCAAGCGCGGCGCGGTGACCGGGTTTGCCGGGTCGGCATCCTCCATCGCGGTGCTGGTCTTTGCCGGGCTGATGCTTTCGGGCCTCATCCAGACCAAGACCGCCGTGATCGCGGCCATTGGCTTGGCTTCGTGCCTCTGGATTGCCGCCGCCTTCATCTTCTCGACCCTCGATGAGGATGACAGCACCCCGCAAAAAGACACTGGCCTGCACCGCTTTCGCGACGTGATCCGCGAAGACGCCAACCTGTGCCGCTTCATCCTCGTGCGCGGCCTGCTGACCGCAACCGCCCTCGCGCCGCCGTTTCTGGCCGTGATGACAACGCAAGGCGACGACAACAACCTGCGCACGCTGGGGGCACTGCTGGTGGCGTCCTCGGCGGCGGGGTTCGTCAGCTCCTATGCCTGGGGCTGGCTGGCCGACCGCTCCAGCCGCCTGATGCTGCTGGTGGCGGGGCTTCTGGGCGCAACGGCCATGGCGGCGGGCGTCGCCGTCAACTTGGCTGGATGGGCGCAAACCACCGCGATCATCCCCGGCGTGCTCTTCGTCCTGATGGTCGCCTATCACGGCGTGCGGCAGGCGCGGTCGACCTACCTTGTCGACATCTCGCCCGAGGATCGCCGCACCGTGAATTCCGCCGTCGCCAACCTTGCCATCGGGATCATCCTGCTGCTGGCAGGGGCCTTTGGCGGCGCGCTCAGCTGGGTCGGTCCCAATGCCGCTCTGATCGGGTTCGCGGCCATGTCGGCCCTTGGCGGGCTGGCCGCGCTTGGCCTTCGTGATGTCAGATAG
- a CDS encoding carboxylesterase, which produces MTWLARVLGLLALMIAALWIFGPREPVTLSADFDPRKFGEGIGVYLESTESGVPNLRPAATKRVVWAGQAETRTALSIVYLHGFSASAEEIRPVPDRVATALNANLVFTRFAGHGRDGAALAEASMADWMTDTAEALALGRATGDRVIVIATSTGATFAALAALDPEMRQDVAGMVFVAPNFGINNPMAPLLTWPAARYWAPLLAGHERSFEPLNAEQAAHWTTRYPSVAALPVAAAVQAAARADYSRTNIPALFYYDADDQVVDAKATDAVRADWGGPVSLARPSKGPGMDPLAHVIAGDILSPAGTGPAVTAILDWIGGLP; this is translated from the coding sequence GTGACATGGCTCGCGCGGGTTCTGGGCCTGCTGGCGCTGATGATCGCCGCGCTCTGGATCTTCGGCCCGCGCGAACCCGTGACGCTCAGCGCCGATTTCGACCCGCGCAAGTTCGGCGAAGGCATCGGCGTTTATCTTGAAAGCACCGAAAGCGGTGTCCCCAACCTGCGCCCCGCCGCAACCAAGCGCGTCGTCTGGGCCGGTCAGGCCGAGACCCGCACGGCCCTTTCCATCGTTTACCTGCACGGCTTTTCCGCCAGCGCCGAGGAAATCCGCCCGGTCCCCGACCGCGTGGCCACAGCCTTGAATGCCAACCTTGTCTTCACCCGCTTCGCCGGCCACGGCCGCGACGGCGCTGCCCTGGCCGAGGCCAGCATGGCGGACTGGATGACCGACACCGCCGAGGCGCTGGCGCTGGGCCGCGCAACCGGCGACCGCGTGATCGTGATCGCCACCTCCACCGGCGCCACCTTCGCGGCCCTTGCCGCGCTCGACCCAGAAATGCGCCAAGACGTTGCGGGCATGGTTTTCGTCGCCCCGAACTTCGGCATCAACAACCCGATGGCGCCGCTGCTGACATGGCCCGCCGCGCGGTACTGGGCGCCACTGCTTGCGGGGCATGAACGCAGCTTCGAGCCGCTGAACGCCGAACAGGCCGCCCATTGGACCACGCGCTATCCCTCCGTGGCCGCCTTGCCCGTGGCGGCCGCCGTGCAGGCCGCGGCACGTGCCGATTACAGCCGCACGAACATCCCCGCGCTGTTCTACTACGACGCCGATGATCAGGTCGTCGACGCCAAGGCCACCGACGCCGTGCGCGCCGATTGGGGTGGCCCCGTCTCGCTGGCACGCCCGTCGAAAGGGCCGGGGATGGACCCGCTGGCCCATGTCATCGCCGGCGACATCCTTTCGCCCGCCGGCACCGGGCCCGCCGTCACGGCCATTCTTGACTGGATCGGCGGATTGCCGTAA
- a CDS encoding alpha/beta fold hydrolase, with translation MKDPLVFLPGMMCDARLFGPQIAALSPDLPVTVAPISHGDRIEEIASGLLDHLPRRFALAGLSMGGIVALEIVRRAPDRVTRLCLMDTNSMAETPQSAADYEPIVTKLRAGFIDQAVSTLLRPDHLAPNADRTSILHMVTKMAENLGADAITRQVRALQRRRDYQATLRKIAVPTLVMCGVHDTLTPVKRHEFMAGLIPNAELALVQEAGHLPTLESPEAVTAALRVWLKQPLVLHKRVEAG, from the coding sequence ATGAAAGACCCCTTGGTGTTTCTGCCGGGCATGATGTGTGACGCACGCCTGTTCGGCCCTCAGATCGCGGCGCTCAGCCCCGACTTGCCCGTCACCGTCGCGCCCATTTCCCACGGCGACCGGATCGAGGAGATCGCCTCGGGCTTGCTCGATCACCTGCCGCGTCGCTTCGCGTTGGCGGGGCTATCCATGGGCGGCATCGTCGCGCTGGAGATCGTGCGCCGTGCGCCCGACCGGGTGACCCGCCTTTGCCTGATGGACACCAATTCGATGGCCGAAACACCGCAATCGGCGGCCGATTACGAGCCCATCGTGACCAAGCTGCGAGCGGGCTTCATCGATCAGGCAGTCTCGACGCTGCTGCGCCCCGACCACCTGGCGCCCAATGCCGACCGCACCTCGATCCTGCATATGGTCACCAAGATGGCCGAGAATCTCGGGGCCGACGCGATCACCCGGCAGGTCCGGGCCCTGCAACGCCGCCGCGACTATCAGGCGACGCTGCGCAAGATCGCCGTGCCGACGCTGGTGATGTGCGGCGTGCATGACACCCTGACGCCGGTGAAACGGCATGAATTCATGGCTGGTCTCATCCCCAATGCCGAGCTTGCGCTGGTGCAGGAGGCCGGGCACCTGCCGACGCTTGAATCGCCCGAGGCGGTGACGGCCGCGCTGCGCGTCTGGCTGAAACAGCCCCTGGTTCTGCACAAGCGGGTCGAGGCGGGGTAG
- a CDS encoding arsenate reductase family protein — MILYGLKNCDTCRKALKSLPNAELRDVRADGVPADVLARAHGQFGAALLNTRSTTWRGLSEAERAGDPLDLLAAHPTLMKRPLIDDGGTLYLGWGKDVQAALA, encoded by the coding sequence ATGATCCTCTACGGGCTGAAAAATTGCGATACGTGCCGCAAGGCGCTGAAATCATTACCGAATGCCGAATTGCGCGATGTGCGTGCCGATGGCGTGCCCGCCGATGTCCTCGCCCGGGCGCATGGACAATTCGGCGCAGCCCTGCTCAACACCCGGTCCACCACCTGGCGCGGCCTCAGCGAGGCCGAGCGCGCGGGCGACCCGCTGGACCTGCTGGCCGCGCATCCCACGCTGATGAAACGCCCGTTGATCGACGATGGCGGCACGCTGTACCTCGGCTGGGGCAAGGACGTGCAGGCCGCGCTGGCCTGA